One stretch of Diorhabda carinulata isolate Delta chromosome 5, icDioCari1.1, whole genome shotgun sequence DNA includes these proteins:
- the LOC130893599 gene encoding CD63 antigen-like → MGCATGIVKYLVFIANLLFALAGLALVIIGILIKFNVSDATRVLPADFGLAPILCIIIGAIVFITAFLGCCGAVRESTCMLTTYAIILLTIFIVQVAIGVYAFLQIKDQNSFYSALKTNMEKTFDQMDRNPEANETMHVIERVLKCCGVTGPEDYQTPKVPLSCCRNIEVQCPSPNNDVNSDGCAIKLQGEIEKNSKIIGGVAIGIAVIEVLGAIVALCLASSIRNSYRRHTYA, encoded by the exons cttGCAGGATTGGCCTTAGTAATAATAGGAATTTTGATAAAGTTCAATGTAAGCGATGCCACACGAGTCCTTCCAGCAGATTTTGGTCTGGCTCCAATCCTTTGTATCATCATCGGCGCCATTGTCTTCATAACTGCATTCTTAGGATGTTGCGGTGCGGTCCGAGAAAGTACTTGCATGTTGACAACG TATGCAATCATACTTCTGACCATCTTCATCGTACAAGTAGCCATCGGAGTATACGCTTTCCTTCAAATAAAAGACCAAAACTCCTTCTATTCAGCATTGAAGACTAACATGGAAAAAACTTTCGATCAAATGGATAGAAACCCAGAAGCCAACGAAACAATGCATGTCATCGAAAGAGTT TTGAAGTGCTGCGGTGTTACTGGACCAGAAGATTACCAGACTCCGAAAGTACCACTCTCTTGTTGCAGAAACATCGAGGTTCAATGTCCAAGTCCCAACAACGATGTCAACAGCGATGGTTGCGCTATAAAATTGCAAGGTGAAATCGAGaagaattctaaaattattgGAGGTGTAGCAATTGGTATTGCTGTCATAGAG gtTTTGGGAGCAATCGTCGCTCTGTGTCTGGCTAGTTCGATCAGGAACAGTTACAGAAGACATACATACGcctaa